The DNA region tatcaacaattgtcaTATCATTTATGAGTAGTTATTGTGCTCACACACTGGTAAGCGACTTTCCAACTTTCAACAAACCAACTTACTTAAAATAAGATAATACTTAcactattaaaatatatattaaaaaaatttcaggtACAATCCgcacatattttatattacaaaacgaaaaaatcaCAAATGAGTTATGCTGATGTTGCTGAAACAGCTCTATCAGTTGGACCAacagctttaaaaaaatttggtaaaacagccaggtaaataatttaaatagttgGCTTTCAGATAAactaactaaaaataaataaataaataaattattactaatagaaatttaaaataattacagatACGTAGTTGACGTTGGTTTATTTGTATCTCATTTTGGTACCTGCACAGCATACATTGTAATTGtagctaaaaatataaaagacgTATTAGATTATCATCAAGGTGGTGATCATGCAGATGTcagagtaataataattattcttctTTTGCCATTATTATTCTTAACATGGATACCAGATTTAAAATACCTGGCACCAGTTTCAattattgcaaatatatttatgttaacAAGTTTGCTAACAATATTTTACTGGCTTACTAAAGATTTAATTACCAGTGATAAAATAGTTCGTGATGGTTTTAATTGGATTGGCATTGATGAGACTAATGATATTTCTTGGTACTCAAAATATTCACAAACATTtagtataattatattttcagttgGATCAATTGGTATTGTGATgccacttgaaaataaaatgaaatcacCTAAAAATTTTGTTGGTCCCCTTGGTGTTTTAAGTCAAggaacaattttatttacttttatttatatgactATTGGAATTTTGGGATATTTGTATAATCCAAAAGCAACTGAGCCAATTATCACTCTGGAAATGCCAATGAATGCAGACTACTGGAACAGTTtgttagtttaataattattaaaatattattttttaaattattatattatcaatcaattagttaatgataattagtaattatttttttatttatttttagaatggCACAAGCAGTAAGAATACTAATTGCTTTATCAgtattttgttcattttgtttacaattttttattagtctTGGTGTATCTTGGATCTGGATCAAAGATCgatttagtaaaaataaaattatagcaAATTATGGTTTAAGAATTTCTCTCGTTTTATCAAAtggtaagtttattattattattattatttaaattataaattaaatgtattttttgttttccagTTTTCTTGGCAATTGTTTTTCCAGATGTGTTATTATTGCTTAATTTCGTTGGTGGTTTTGGTGGTTCAATTTTGGGATTATTTATCCCAGTACTTATTGAAACAATGACTCATTGGGATGATGACAGTCATTGGCGAATTTTaaggcatttaaaaaatttagtaataatGTTTGTAGCTATATTAGCATTTTATTTTGCAACAGCTGATTCAATtagagatataaaaaataaatttatacaaggaaaagaataatatagaaatatttaataatttatatattgaaaaataataaatttaataacaaaaattagaattaataatgtattacataaaaaaaaaataatattaatttacttaggtaataattttttgttgattttgtataaatatttcatatgaaaaataattgctaTCAGATAAAGCTAATGTAACAGCTGgatgtttacttttttttagtatttgaataatttttaaatatttcgaaaCATCAATGCAGTGTAGTTCTATTTCTAATAGTAATAAAGTTGCAAAGAGAATAATTAGTTCATCATTGGATGAAGCAAGATGTCCAATGActtctaaacaaaaaatatgtttacctccataaatataattgctgttaaaaatatatcgatCGAAACAAgaccataaatattttttgaaggtTGAAACGATCATTGGCATTGCCTCGTTGGAATATATTTCGATTAATGATGGAATAAGCTGAACAAGTTTGTTTGAAGTTGTTTCAGGTAAAGTGATAtcgtcaattaaaataatatacgttAAATTAAGATAACAAATTCCTAATTGTTTAGgtcttaatatttttgataaatcatcgaGTAAAGTTTGAGctgtttcaatttttcttggGCTATGACTCATCTTACCGACACCATGAATTAATCTACCAATCATGAAGTTGGCAGGTGAAAAATTTGGATTGAGATCAGATGAAATATCCCAGTGATTATTGACAATTTCTGAAAGCAATTTTGTTAGAAATTTTATACGGAATTCAAATTGTTCATCATTAGCTTCACCAATGTATCCGTTGATAACAAACATTTGAATGTCTTCAGACAGAATAAATTCACATCTTGAAACATCAgcgaaataattattgatgatattttcatGTAGTTCT from Aphidius gifuensis isolate YNYX2018 linkage group LG5, ASM1490517v1, whole genome shotgun sequence includes:
- the LOC122856818 gene encoding proton-coupled amino acid transporter-like protein pathetic isoform X1; translation: MNFETIKLENYRNNNDQNFNPSIDYENKQSNEYDPFKERNIKNPTTNIDTLAHLLKAIIGTGILSLPCAFRSCGLGLGILSTIVISFMSSYCAHTLVQSAHILYYKTKKSQMSYADVAETALSVGPTALKKFGKTARYVVDVGLFVSHFGTCTAYIVIVAKNIKDVLDYHQGGDHADVRVIIIILLLPLLFLTWIPDLKYLAPVSIIANIFMLTSLLTIFYWLTKDLITSDKIVRDGFNWIGIDETNDISWYSKYSQTFSIIIFSVGSIGIVMPLENKMKSPKNFVGPLGVLSQGTILFTFIYMTIGILGYLYNPKATEPIITLEMPMNADYWNSLMAQAVRILIALSVFCSFCLQFFISLGVSWIWIKDRFSKNKIIANYGLRISLVLSNVFLAIVFPDVLLLLNFVGGFGGSILGLFIPVLIETMTHWDDDSHWRILRHLKNLVIMFVAILAFYFATADSIRDIKNKFIQGKE
- the LOC122856818 gene encoding proton-coupled amino acid transporter-like protein pathetic isoform X2, encoding MKISNQMNMIHLKKGTLKIQQPHLLKAIIGTGILSLPCAFRSCGLGLGILSTIVISFMSSYCAHTLVQSAHILYYKTKKSQMSYADVAETALSVGPTALKKFGKTARYVVDVGLFVSHFGTCTAYIVIVAKNIKDVLDYHQGGDHADVRVIIIILLLPLLFLTWIPDLKYLAPVSIIANIFMLTSLLTIFYWLTKDLITSDKIVRDGFNWIGIDETNDISWYSKYSQTFSIIIFSVGSIGIVMPLENKMKSPKNFVGPLGVLSQGTILFTFIYMTIGILGYLYNPKATEPIITLEMPMNADYWNSLMAQAVRILIALSVFCSFCLQFFISLGVSWIWIKDRFSKNKIIANYGLRISLVLSNVFLAIVFPDVLLLLNFVGGFGGSILGLFIPVLIETMTHWDDDSHWRILRHLKNLVIMFVAILAFYFATADSIRDIKNKFIQGKE